One window from the genome of Luteithermobacter gelatinilyticus encodes:
- a CDS encoding M16 family metallopeptidase, with protein sequence MSIMKPLMNPLMNSLKNSSRLVLVIGGVIGGLLGLFLVPARADIPVQKVITPLGIEAWLVENHTIPLISMKFAFQGGEVRDPVHKQGLSTMVAALLDEGAGDMDARAFQTALENKAIKLGFSSRRERLEGSLKTLSENRHEAFRLLSLALNEPRFDQDAIERIRQQMLTILIRKQEDPGSIASKIFREMVYPEHPYGRDGDGTKDTIRALTRDDLVAYREERLTRDRLVIGVVGDITAQELAELLDLAFGRLADEAIDGYLQDVKAKTPGAVYLHRHPGHQSTILFGHQGLKRLDPDWYAAYVMNYILGGGGLTSRLAESVREEKGLAYSVGTSFQPMEYGGLFIGSLGTQNERATEAIALVQQEIRNLVENGVSEEELQDAKTYLTGSYALNFATSGAIASQLIGAQILGFEPSYFARRNEYINNVTREQIGRVARRLLHPDRLFWVVVGDPAGLDDLPLTKLGQAGKDAGAAH encoded by the coding sequence ATGAGCATCATGAAACCCTTGATGAATCCTCTGATGAATTCCTTGAAAAATTCATCACGCCTTGTCCTGGTGATTGGGGGAGTGATTGGGGGGCTCCTGGGCCTGTTTCTTGTGCCGGCGCGGGCCGATATTCCCGTGCAAAAAGTGATTACCCCGTTGGGGATCGAAGCCTGGCTTGTGGAGAACCACACTATCCCGCTGATCAGCATGAAATTCGCCTTCCAGGGGGGCGAGGTGCGCGATCCGGTTCACAAGCAAGGGCTTAGCACCATGGTGGCGGCGCTTCTAGATGAAGGGGCAGGCGATATGGATGCGCGAGCATTCCAGACGGCCCTGGAAAACAAAGCCATCAAGTTGGGCTTCTCGTCACGGCGTGAACGTCTTGAAGGATCGCTAAAAACCCTGAGCGAAAATCGCCATGAAGCTTTTCGTCTTTTATCCCTGGCGCTGAACGAACCGCGGTTTGATCAGGACGCCATTGAACGTATCCGCCAGCAAATGTTGACCATCCTGATTCGCAAACAGGAAGATCCAGGGAGCATTGCGAGTAAAATTTTCCGCGAGATGGTCTATCCCGAACACCCCTATGGCCGCGATGGCGACGGGACCAAAGACACCATTCGTGCGCTCACGCGGGACGATCTGGTGGCTTATCGGGAAGAGCGCCTGACCCGGGACCGCTTGGTGATCGGCGTGGTAGGGGATATTACGGCGCAGGAACTCGCCGAGCTTCTGGATCTGGCGTTTGGTCGGCTGGCGGATGAGGCGATTGATGGGTACCTTCAGGATGTGAAGGCAAAGACTCCCGGTGCTGTGTATCTGCACCGTCACCCGGGGCATCAGTCCACCATCCTGTTCGGCCATCAGGGCCTCAAACGGCTGGATCCGGACTGGTATGCGGCTTATGTGATGAATTATATTCTGGGTGGGGGCGGGCTGACATCGCGGCTGGCAGAAAGTGTGCGTGAGGAAAAGGGGCTGGCCTACAGCGTCGGCACCTCTTTTCAGCCCATGGAATATGGCGGGCTATTTATCGGCAGTCTGGGCACCCAGAATGAGCGCGCGACGGAAGCCATTGCCCTTGTGCAGCAGGAAATCCGCAATCTTGTCGAGAATGGGGTGAGTGAAGAGGAACTTCAGGACGCCAAAACCTATCTGACGGGATCCTATGCCCTGAACTTTGCCACCAGCGGCGCCATTGCCAGTCAGTTGATTGGGGCCCAGATTTTAGGATTTGAGCCCAGCTATTTTGCCCGCCGCAATGAATATATCAACAACGTCACCCGCGAACAGATCGGTCGCGTGGCCCGCCGGCTTCTGCATCCTGATCGGCTTTTCTGGGTTGTGGTCGGCGATCCGGCAGGTCTGGATGACCTTCCTCTCACGAAACTGGGGCAGGCCGGTAAGGACGCCGGCGCCGCTCACTAG